A window of the Hevea brasiliensis isolate MT/VB/25A 57/8 chromosome 6, ASM3005281v1, whole genome shotgun sequence genome harbors these coding sequences:
- the LOC131180933 gene encoding uncharacterized protein LOC131180933: protein MALPSVHLRLALLLLLAVCASAVHPRKLTRFGGVRRFTTSEPSYELPPEYEIHYYTQTVDHFNYKPDSYATFQHRYILNYKYWGGANSSSPIFVYTGEETDVTYDVETFILDLAARFKVSILLLQHRYYGESMPFGSEDQAFQNASTLGYLSSEQALADYAQVIVDVKKNLSAENCPAVAVGASYGGMLASWFRIKYPHIVIGALASSSPILYFDDITPQNGYHVVVTKDFIDTSESCYNTIKQSWSEIDRIAAEPNGLMTLSNKFNTCSPLNTSQELKDYLEIMYVSAAQYDNPPYYPVERTCRGIDGAPEGTDILGRIVAGLKSRFRGWDSCHDIFTFELSNKSAWDWQTCTQIVMPIGYGYNETMFEAEPFDINNYTKDCLDVFGIVPRPHWMTTEFGGHDIKTVLGNFARNIIFANGLRDPYSIGGVLEDISDSVVAVHTEHGAHCSDLHPPTPDDPDWLVAQRDKEIKIISAWIAEYYAKLATK from the exons ATGGCACTGCCTTCGGTTCATCTACGGCTGGCATTGCTTCTGCTTTTAGCAGTTTGTGCATCTGCAGTACATCCTAGGAAATTAACTAGATTTGGCGGGGTAAGAAGATTCACTACCAGTGAGCCCTCTTATGAACTCCCACCAGAATATGAAATACATTATTACACACAAACAGTTGATCATTTCAACTACAAACCAGATAGTTACGCTACGTTTCAGCACAGATATATATTGAATTACAAGTACTGGGGTGGAGCAAATAGTAGCTCACCCATCTTTGTTTACACGGGTGAAGAAACTGATGTAACGTATGATGTTGAGACTTTCATTCTTGATCTTGCAGCTCGTTTTAAAG TAAGTATATTACTGTTGCAGCATCGTTACTATGGAGAATCAATGCCTTTTGGATCTGAAGACCAGGCATTTCAAAATGCCAGTACCCTTGGATACCTAAGCTCAGAACAAGCCTTAGCAGATTATGCACAGGTGATAGTAGATGTTAAGAAAAACCTGTCAGCAGAAAATTGTCCAGCTGTTGCAGTTGGAGCATCTTATGGTGGAA TGCTTGCATCCTGGTTTCGTATAAAATATCCTCACATTGTTATTGGTGCTTTGGCATCATCCTCTCCCATACTCTATTTTGATGATATCACACCACAAAATGGATACCATGTTGTTGTCACCAAGGATTTTATA GATACTAGTGAGAGCTGTTACAACACAATAAAGCAATCTTGGTCTGAGATTGATAGAATAGCAGCTGAACCAAATGGGCTAATGACACTCAGCAATAAGTTCAATACTTGCAG CCCTCTAAACACGTCCCAAGAGCTCAAGGACTACCTAGAAATCATGTATGTCAGTGCAGCTCAGTACGACAATCCTCCGTATTATCCAGTAGAGCGCACGTGCCGTGGAATTGATGGAGCCCCAGAAGGAACTGATATTCTTGGAAGAATTGTTGCAGGTCTCAAAAGTAGATTTCGTGGATGGGATTCGTGCCATGATATATTTACATTCGAACTAAGCAACAAGAGTGCATGGGATTGGCAG ACATGTACTCAGATTGTAATGCCAATAGGATATGGTTATAATGAGACTATGTTCGAAGCAGAACCTTTCGATATAAATAACTATACCAAAGACTGTCTAGATGTTTTTGGTATTGTGCCCAGGCCTCATTGGATGACAACAGAATTCGGTGGCCAT GACATAAAAACTGTACTGGGAAATTTTGCACGCAACATCATTTTCGCAAATGGACTCCGAGACCCTTATAGCATTGGAGG AGTTCTAGAAGACATATCAGACAGCGTTGTTGCAGTGCATACAGAACATG GAGCCCATTGCTCGGACTTACATCCCCCAACTCCAGATGATCCTGACTGGTTGGTTGCACAGAGAGATAaggaaatcaaaataatttcagcTTGGATTGCAGAGTACTATGCCAAGCTTGCCACCAAATAG